The following proteins are co-located in the Pantanalinema sp. genome:
- a CDS encoding M3 family oligoendopeptidase: MTLAAEPTLRWDLSDLYDGPQDPRIEQDLAQLRSDAADFRRRFHGRVIDLSPLALRDALVEIEGISSRLHRLAGYSTLLFSANTEEEQHKALSDRIRTEGTAIANQIQFFDVEIKAMPEDRFAPLPDAPELASYRHHLRTLRRFAPHTLSEAEERIASVKDLTGRAAWGQLYTEISAGMRIPVTVRGETRDYAVAEMRSLRADPDRTVREEATRALFKAHAERGHVLSYLFNTVYQDHAQEVVLRKYPTAIAPTLLADDLGEGVIEALLSATEANYDIVQRYYRLKAKALGIKDFAFFDTLAPYAETVRTIPFEQARATVLDTFGRFNPEFARIAMRFFDGRWIDVPPAPGKRGGAFCAGMTPGLHPYILLNYNGRLEDVTTLAHELGHGIHNVLASEQSLFNYGAVTPMAETASTFAEIVVLDRLLADERDPAVRLQLLAKRLEDAVHTIFRQVMYTRWELRTHARRTEGPLAAEEFCSIWSQENTRLYGADVRMDAHDHWSWATVPHLALYRFYCYSYAFGQLLVYALYHQYKEEGATFVPKLLDVLRAGGSAEPSVILRRVGVDITDPGFWQKGLSILRGMLAEYEAAL, encoded by the coding sequence ATGACCCTCGCCGCCGAACCCACTCTCCGCTGGGATCTAAGTGATCTATATGACGGCCCCCAGGATCCGCGGATCGAGCAGGATCTCGCCCAGCTGCGCAGCGACGCGGCCGACTTCAGGCGGCGCTTCCATGGAAGGGTGATCGATCTTTCGCCCCTCGCGCTGCGCGACGCCCTGGTCGAGATCGAGGGCATCTCGTCGCGCTTGCATCGCCTCGCCGGCTACTCCACCCTGCTCTTCTCGGCCAACACCGAAGAGGAGCAGCACAAGGCCCTGAGCGATCGCATACGAACCGAGGGCACCGCGATCGCCAACCAGATCCAGTTCTTCGACGTCGAGATCAAGGCCATGCCTGAGGACCGCTTCGCCCCCTTGCCCGATGCGCCCGAGCTCGCCTCTTACCGCCACCACCTGCGCACCCTGCGTCGCTTCGCCCCCCACACCCTCTCGGAGGCCGAGGAGCGGATCGCCTCGGTCAAGGACCTCACGGGCCGCGCCGCATGGGGCCAGCTCTACACCGAGATCAGCGCGGGCATGCGCATCCCCGTGACGGTCCGGGGCGAGACGCGCGACTACGCCGTCGCCGAGATGCGGAGCCTGCGCGCCGATCCGGACCGCACCGTGCGCGAGGAGGCGACCCGCGCCCTCTTCAAGGCCCACGCCGAGCGCGGCCACGTCCTGAGCTACCTCTTCAACACCGTCTACCAGGACCACGCGCAGGAGGTGGTGCTGCGCAAGTACCCCACCGCGATCGCCCCCACCCTCCTGGCCGACGACCTGGGCGAGGGCGTGATCGAGGCCCTGCTCAGCGCCACCGAGGCCAACTACGACATCGTCCAGCGCTACTACCGCCTCAAGGCGAAGGCCCTGGGCATCAAGGACTTCGCCTTCTTCGACACGCTCGCGCCCTACGCCGAGACCGTGCGCACCATCCCCTTCGAGCAGGCGCGCGCCACCGTCCTCGACACCTTCGGCCGCTTCAACCCCGAGTTCGCGCGCATCGCCATGCGCTTCTTCGACGGCCGCTGGATCGACGTGCCCCCGGCTCCCGGCAAGCGCGGCGGCGCCTTCTGCGCGGGGATGACCCCCGGCCTCCACCCCTACATCCTCCTGAACTACAACGGCCGCCTCGAGGACGTGACCACCCTCGCTCACGAGCTGGGCCACGGGATCCACAACGTGCTCGCCAGCGAGCAGAGCCTGTTCAACTACGGGGCGGTCACCCCCATGGCCGAAACGGCCTCGACCTTCGCCGAGATCGTGGTGCTCGATCGCCTCCTTGCCGACGAGCGGGATCCCGCCGTCCGCCTGCAACTGCTGGCCAAGCGCCTCGAGGACGCCGTCCACACGATCTTCCGCCAGGTCATGTACACCCGCTGGGAGCTCAGGACCCACGCCCGGCGCACCGAGGGCCCTCTTGCCGCCGAGGAGTTCTGCTCCATCTGGAGCCAGGAGAATACCCGCCTCTACGGCGCGGATGTCCGCATGGACGCCCACGACCACTGGAGCTGGGCCACGGTGCCCCACCTGGCCCTGTACCGGTTCTACTGCTACTCCTACGCCTTCGGGCAGCTCCTGGTCTACGCCCTCTACCACCAGTACAAGGAGGAAGGGGCGACCTTCGTCCCCAAGCTCCTGGACGTGCTGCGCGCCGGCGGATCCGCCGAGCCCTCCGTCATCCTGCGCCGGGTGGGGGTGGACATCACCGACCCCGGCTTCTGGCAGAAGGGGCTTTCGATCCTGCGCGGCATGCTCGCGGAGTACGAAGCGGCCCTCTAG
- a CDS encoding glycosyltransferase family 2 protein produces the protein MVNAWAWVLWVALAVTLYAYLGYGLVIWLIARLVRYPARLSTDLPTVSVVIAAYNEAPVIAERIRNALALDYPAERLEVLIVTDGCTDGTEEVVLAQEDPRVRLIHRKERSGKVNALNAAIPQAMGEIVVGSDANCFFEADCLRLLVRHFGDPRVALVAGEKHIHQGPGTVSLGEGLYWRYESWLKRLDSGVSTALGATGEVFALRRACFDPLPPDAIIEDFVLSMRLVMKGRRVAYEPAATASEDASATFNDEFKRKVRIVAGGWQSVVRLWPLVTPRYGLVAFQYVSHRVLRWMVVPFALPLALVANAVLAWHGALRWLFALQLVFYALAIAGYALQLRGIRWKGCYIPFYFTFLNVAALAGAWRYLRGRQPVTWEKARRLGTP, from the coding sequence GTGGTGAACGCCTGGGCCTGGGTCCTGTGGGTGGCGCTTGCCGTCACGCTCTACGCCTACTTGGGCTACGGGCTGGTCATCTGGCTGATCGCCCGCCTGGTGCGCTACCCCGCGCGCCTCTCGACCGACTTGCCGACGGTCTCGGTGGTGATCGCGGCCTACAACGAGGCCCCCGTCATCGCCGAGCGCATCCGAAATGCGCTCGCCCTCGATTATCCCGCCGAGCGCCTGGAGGTCCTGATCGTCACCGACGGGTGCACCGACGGGACCGAGGAGGTGGTCCTCGCCCAGGAGGACCCGCGGGTGCGCCTGATCCATCGCAAGGAGCGCTCGGGCAAGGTCAACGCCCTCAACGCGGCCATCCCCCAGGCCATGGGCGAGATCGTGGTGGGCTCGGACGCCAACTGCTTCTTCGAGGCCGATTGCCTGCGCCTGCTGGTGCGCCACTTCGGGGACCCGCGCGTGGCGCTGGTCGCCGGCGAAAAGCACATCCACCAGGGACCGGGCACGGTCAGCCTCGGCGAGGGCCTCTACTGGCGCTACGAGTCGTGGCTCAAGCGCCTCGACTCGGGCGTCTCGACGGCCCTCGGCGCCACGGGCGAGGTCTTCGCGCTGCGCAGGGCCTGCTTCGATCCCTTGCCCCCGGACGCCATCATCGAGGACTTCGTGCTGTCCATGCGCCTGGTGATGAAGGGCCGGCGCGTGGCCTACGAGCCGGCCGCCACCGCGAGCGAGGATGCGTCCGCGACCTTCAACGACGAGTTCAAGCGCAAGGTGCGGATCGTGGCGGGTGGCTGGCAATCGGTGGTGCGCCTTTGGCCCCTTGTCACCCCGCGCTATGGCCTGGTCGCCTTCCAGTACGTCTCGCACCGGGTGCTGCGCTGGATGGTGGTCCCGTTCGCCCTGCCGCTGGCCCTCGTCGCCAACGCGGTCCTGGCGTGGCACGGCGCGCTTCGCTGGCTGTTCGCGCTCCAGCTCGTCTTCTACGCCCTGGCGATCGCGGGGTACGCCCTCCAGCTCCGCGGCATCCGGTGGAAGGGCTGCTACATCCCCTTCTACTTCACCTTCCTCAACGTGGCCGCGCTCGCCGGCGCCTGGCGCTACCTGCGCGGGCGCCAGCCCGTGACCTGGGAGAAGGCCCGGCGGCTGGGGACGCCCTAG
- the glgP gene encoding alpha-glucan family phosphorylase, whose translation MNLLGRVSVFPSLPERIRRLDELAHNIWWSWNPAAQELFKALSAGLWQKVYHNPVKLLCEISQARLDALCVDSDFLARYDAVIAAFDAYVQDEATWFGRTFPDHKGDVVAYFSAEFGLHESLPIYSGGLGILAGDHCKSASDLGLPFVGVGLLYNQGYFRQRLNVEGRQEAIYDKLNFNELPIQPARDLDGDEVIIGVELPGRRVFAKVWEVKVGRISLYLLDTDIDRNSPEDRRFSAQLYGGDHDMRIAQEIILGIGGVRALRALGIQPAMWHMNEGHAAFSGLERVRELIKAEALTFYEAVEAVAANAVFTTHTPVPAGNDAFAFEMMEKYFRHYYQELRLTREEFLAIARQDTMGGPALFSMTVLALRMSRRANGVSKLHGEVSRDIWKDLWQGVPVSEVPISHITNGIHTETWLAPEMAQLLDAYAPSWRDQVDALESWDDVTKIPDGEYWAARRALKVKMIEEVRARLRAMRLRHGESPARIREVDTMLDPDALTIGFARRFATYKRATLLFRDLDRLKAILHKADRPVQVIFAGKAHPADEPGKKFIQAIYEYAQQEGLEGKIVIVEDYDMNLARFLVHGVDVWLNNPRRPLEASGTSGQKAALNGVLNFSVLDGWWCEGYNGQNGWSIGEEREYKDLDEQDDADSVSMYQTLEDQLVPLYYDRNAKGIASGWIRHSKEAIRTLAPAYSTRRMVQDYSRELYVPAMEHGEKLAEDSFALARHLSHWKGMVRLNWHQIHLEASGPREQRLTVGEEVGLEARVRFGGLDPAHFVVEICQGREVDGVVKSFEVMPMTRAARVAEGVYAYEGRLHPHTGGSYSYGVRIRPAHPALMNDNEVGLVRWA comes from the coding sequence TTGAATCTTCTAGGCAGAGTGTCGGTCTTTCCGTCGTTGCCCGAGCGCATTCGACGCCTTGATGAGCTGGCCCACAACATTTGGTGGAGCTGGAACCCCGCGGCGCAGGAGCTCTTCAAGGCGCTGAGCGCGGGGTTGTGGCAGAAGGTCTACCACAACCCCGTCAAGCTGCTTTGCGAAATCAGCCAGGCGCGCCTCGACGCGCTCTGCGTCGACTCGGACTTCCTTGCGCGCTACGACGCGGTGATCGCCGCCTTCGACGCCTACGTGCAGGACGAGGCCACCTGGTTCGGGCGCACCTTCCCCGACCACAAGGGCGACGTGGTCGCCTACTTCTCGGCCGAGTTCGGCCTCCACGAGTCGCTGCCCATCTACTCGGGCGGCCTCGGGATCCTCGCCGGCGACCACTGCAAGTCCGCGAGCGACCTGGGCCTGCCCTTCGTCGGCGTCGGCCTGCTCTACAACCAGGGCTACTTCCGCCAGCGCCTCAACGTCGAGGGCCGCCAGGAGGCGATCTACGACAAGCTCAACTTCAACGAGCTGCCCATCCAGCCCGCCCGGGACCTGGACGGCGACGAGGTGATCATCGGGGTCGAGCTGCCCGGCCGCCGCGTCTTCGCCAAGGTCTGGGAGGTCAAGGTCGGCCGCATCTCCCTCTACCTGCTCGACACGGACATCGACCGCAACTCCCCCGAGGACCGCCGCTTCTCGGCGCAGCTCTACGGTGGCGACCACGACATGCGCATCGCCCAGGAGATCATCCTCGGCATCGGCGGCGTCCGCGCCCTGCGCGCCCTGGGCATCCAGCCCGCCATGTGGCACATGAACGAGGGCCACGCGGCCTTCTCGGGCCTCGAGCGCGTCCGCGAGCTGATCAAGGCCGAGGCCCTGACCTTCTACGAGGCCGTCGAGGCCGTGGCGGCCAACGCGGTCTTCACGACCCACACCCCGGTGCCCGCGGGCAACGACGCCTTCGCCTTCGAGATGATGGAGAAGTACTTCCGCCACTACTACCAGGAGCTGCGCCTCACCCGCGAGGAGTTCCTCGCGATCGCCCGCCAGGACACCATGGGCGGCCCCGCCCTGTTCAGCATGACGGTGCTCGCGCTGCGCATGTCGCGCCGGGCCAACGGCGTCTCCAAGCTGCACGGCGAGGTGTCGCGCGACATCTGGAAGGACCTCTGGCAGGGCGTGCCCGTCAGCGAGGTGCCCATCTCCCACATCACCAACGGCATCCACACCGAGACCTGGCTCGCCCCCGAGATGGCCCAGCTGCTCGACGCCTACGCCCCCTCGTGGCGTGACCAGGTGGACGCCCTCGAGAGCTGGGACGACGTCACCAAGATCCCCGACGGCGAGTACTGGGCGGCGCGCCGCGCGCTCAAGGTCAAGATGATCGAGGAGGTTCGCGCGCGCCTGCGGGCCATGCGCCTGCGCCACGGCGAGAGCCCCGCGCGCATCCGCGAGGTCGACACCATGCTCGACCCCGATGCGCTGACCATCGGCTTCGCGCGCCGCTTCGCCACCTACAAGCGCGCGACCTTGCTGTTCCGCGACCTGGACCGCCTCAAGGCCATCCTCCACAAGGCGGATCGGCCGGTCCAGGTCATCTTCGCGGGCAAGGCCCACCCGGCCGACGAGCCCGGCAAGAAGTTCATCCAGGCCATCTACGAGTACGCCCAGCAAGAGGGGCTCGAGGGCAAGATCGTGATCGTCGAGGATTACGACATGAACCTCGCGCGCTTTTTGGTCCACGGCGTGGACGTGTGGCTCAACAACCCGCGCCGCCCCCTGGAGGCCTCGGGCACCAGCGGCCAGAAGGCCGCCCTCAACGGCGTCCTCAACTTCAGCGTCCTGGACGGCTGGTGGTGCGAGGGCTACAACGGCCAGAACGGCTGGAGCATCGGCGAGGAGCGCGAGTACAAGGACCTCGACGAGCAGGACGACGCCGACAGCGTCTCCATGTACCAGACCCTCGAGGACCAGCTCGTCCCGCTCTACTACGACCGCAACGCCAAGGGCATCGCGTCGGGCTGGATCCGCCACTCCAAGGAGGCGATCCGTACCCTGGCCCCGGCCTACAGCACCCGCCGCATGGTGCAGGACTACAGCCGAGAGCTGTACGTGCCGGCCATGGAGCACGGCGAGAAGCTCGCCGAGGACTCGTTCGCCCTGGCGCGCCACCTCTCGCACTGGAAGGGGATGGTCCGCCTCAACTGGCACCAGATCCACCTGGAGGCGAGCGGCCCGCGCGAGCAGCGGCTGACGGTCGGCGAAGAGGTGGGCCTCGAGGCCCGCGTCCGCTTCGGCGGCCTGGATCCCGCCCACTTCGTGGTCGAGATCTGCCAGGGCCGCGAGGTGGACGGCGTCGTCAAGAGCTTCGAGGTGATGCCCATGACGCGCGCGGCCCGCGTGGCCGAGGGCGTGTACGCCTACGAGGGGCGCCTGCACCCTCATACCGGCGGCAGCTACAGCTACGGCGTCCGCATCCGGCCCGCTCACCCGGCGCTGATGAACGACAACGAGGTGGGCCTCGTCCGCTGGGCGTAG
- the dusB gene encoding tRNA dihydrouridine synthase DusB, whose protein sequence is MRDHVLKIGKLELASPVILAPMCGVCDFPYIRLMRRYDRDSLAFHEMFSAVGLMNMHRRKDAPDLRVPEDLKPLGLQLFGHEPDVMAAASQRLVELGAAVVDINLGCPVPKITSGCDGSALLKETALLERILKAMVKAVPDTPVTIKMRLGYSDDHQNYLEVAKLAEQAGVAAITVHGRTRSQMYSGQADWDKIAEVARAVSIPVIGNGDVADPVQALERMRDFGVAGVMVGRGAQGNPWIIPRIAHYARTGEVLPEPGPVERLEVALAHADILIAEKGERQGVSESRKHITWYTRGMIGSAELRAAINATRTHAELVEVVRDFIDRLSGPVAAS, encoded by the coding sequence ATGCGTGACCATGTCCTGAAGATCGGCAAGCTCGAGCTCGCAAGCCCCGTGATCCTGGCCCCCATGTGCGGGGTCTGCGACTTCCCCTACATTCGCCTGATGCGGCGCTACGACCGCGACAGCCTGGCGTTCCACGAGATGTTCAGCGCCGTGGGCCTGATGAACATGCACCGCCGCAAGGACGCCCCCGACCTCAGGGTTCCCGAGGACCTCAAGCCGCTCGGCCTCCAGCTCTTCGGCCACGAGCCGGACGTGATGGCCGCGGCGAGCCAGCGCCTTGTCGAGCTCGGCGCCGCCGTCGTGGACATCAATCTCGGCTGTCCGGTCCCCAAGATCACCAGCGGCTGCGACGGCTCCGCCCTGCTCAAGGAGACCGCCCTGCTGGAGCGGATCCTCAAGGCCATGGTCAAGGCCGTGCCCGACACCCCCGTCACCATCAAGATGCGCCTCGGCTACTCCGACGATCACCAGAATTACCTGGAGGTCGCCAAGCTCGCCGAGCAGGCCGGTGTGGCCGCGATCACGGTGCACGGCCGGACGCGATCGCAGATGTATTCGGGCCAGGCGGACTGGGACAAGATCGCCGAGGTGGCCCGGGCGGTGTCGATCCCGGTCATCGGCAACGGGGACGTGGCGGACCCGGTGCAGGCCCTCGAGCGCATGCGAGATTTCGGGGTCGCCGGAGTCATGGTCGGGCGCGGAGCCCAGGGCAACCCGTGGATCATCCCGCGGATCGCCCACTACGCCCGCACCGGCGAGGTCCTCCCGGAGCCGGGGCCCGTCGAGCGCCTGGAGGTGGCCCTCGCCCACGCCGACATCCTGATCGCCGAGAAGGGCGAGCGCCAGGGCGTCTCGGAGAGCCGCAAGCACATCACCTGGTACACGCGCGGCATGATCGGCTCGGCGGAGCTGCGCGCGGCCATCAACGCCACCAGGACGCATGCCGAGCTGGTCGAGGTGGTGCGGGACTTCATCGATCGCCTGTCAGGACCGGTCGCGGCGTCCTGA
- a CDS encoding cob(I)yrinic acid a,c-diamide adenosyltransferase: protein MKIYTKTGDKGQTSLLFGKRVPKDDLRVEAYGTVDEANSAIGLAVSFLPDEAALTEVRGYLNEIQQVLFNVGAELATPAGRRPGWEATEAHVLSLEEAIDALEARMPLLTSFLLPGGSPSGAALHVARTVARRAERHAVTLAAQDELNPVVIGYLNRLSDFLFVCARYVNQVMGQAEPAGPVPQGLKANAAKAANQD, encoded by the coding sequence ATGAAGATCTACACCAAGACCGGCGACAAGGGGCAGACCTCGCTGCTCTTCGGCAAGCGCGTCCCCAAGGACGACCTGAGGGTCGAGGCCTACGGCACCGTGGACGAGGCCAACTCGGCCATCGGGCTGGCCGTCAGCTTCTTGCCCGACGAGGCCGCGCTCACCGAGGTGCGCGGCTACCTGAACGAGATCCAGCAGGTGCTCTTCAACGTCGGCGCCGAGCTCGCGACCCCCGCCGGCCGGCGCCCGGGCTGGGAGGCCACCGAGGCCCACGTCCTGAGCCTCGAAGAGGCCATCGATGCCCTCGAGGCCCGCATGCCCTTGCTCACGAGCTTCCTCTTGCCCGGCGGCAGCCCCTCGGGGGCCGCCCTCCACGTGGCCCGGACCGTGGCGCGCCGCGCCGAGCGCCATGCCGTCACCCTCGCCGCCCAGGACGAGCTGAACCCGGTGGTGATCGGCTACCTCAACCGCCTCTCCGACTTCCTGTTCGTCTGCGCCCGCTACGTCAACCAGGTGATGGGCCAGGCCGAGCCCGCGGGCCCGGTGCCCCAGGGCCTCAAGGCCAACGCCGCCAAGGCCGCGAACCAGGACTAG
- a CDS encoding SNF2-related protein codes for MRRVYTDARGQLERLSRSDFDSASWQTVCVKAHLLSLGGAIDALQSLDQLKAGRIQVLPHQIDAVMTAVNRMHCRAILADEVGLGKTIEAGLILKEYLVRNLVKNVLILTPAPLTTQWRGEMESKFGEAFVVADKDDDETFKGWGAHERLIVSLDTAKHPGNAKEIAGRKWDMLVVDEAHRLKNAQTAAYQFVKTLDARFKLFLTATPIQNSLFELYNLVELLSEGMFGSLESFRARFIEDAKGRVLKNPQALSELLARVMIRHRRSEVGIKFVDRKVETVRLQGSPDEMRLHDAVVEYVARGLGTKEAKGQKTLAFIRLSRMLSSSPQALAKSAETMATHTTVEDAAELGRIAALARTIPGSSKLDALRSVLTKVQDKAIVFTGFYETQDFLAERLRADGLKVVTFNGRMSQKEKDRIITEFKMSADVLLCTDAGSEGVNLQFCHVLVNYDLPWNPMRVEQRIGRVHRIGQTRDVLIINLSIQGTIEDYVLQILEQKIELFTQAVGDTDLILSNLKGSDSFEKTIIALIAQAKERGALEAGFETLGRNLEMAKAAADQIREFDSQTLALLDLSAIKAEAGAS; via the coding sequence ATGAGACGCGTCTACACCGACGCCCGCGGCCAGCTCGAACGCTTGAGCCGCTCCGATTTCGACTCGGCAAGCTGGCAGACCGTCTGCGTCAAGGCCCACCTCCTCAGCCTGGGGGGGGCCATCGACGCGCTGCAGAGCCTCGACCAGCTCAAGGCGGGCCGGATCCAGGTCCTTCCCCACCAGATCGACGCGGTCATGACCGCCGTCAACCGCATGCACTGCCGCGCCATCCTCGCCGACGAGGTGGGCCTCGGCAAGACCATCGAGGCGGGGCTCATCCTCAAGGAGTACCTGGTCCGCAACCTGGTCAAGAACGTGCTGATCCTGACGCCGGCGCCGCTGACGACCCAGTGGCGCGGCGAGATGGAGTCCAAGTTCGGCGAGGCCTTCGTGGTCGCCGACAAGGACGACGACGAGACCTTCAAGGGATGGGGGGCGCACGAGCGCCTGATCGTCTCGCTCGACACCGCCAAGCACCCCGGCAACGCCAAGGAGATCGCGGGGCGCAAGTGGGACATGCTGGTGGTGGACGAGGCCCACCGCCTCAAGAACGCCCAGACGGCGGCCTACCAGTTCGTCAAGACCCTCGACGCCCGCTTCAAGCTCTTCCTGACCGCCACTCCCATCCAGAACTCGCTGTTCGAGCTGTACAACCTGGTCGAGCTCTTGAGCGAGGGCATGTTCGGCAGCCTCGAGAGCTTCCGCGCCCGCTTCATCGAGGACGCCAAGGGCCGGGTGCTCAAGAATCCGCAGGCCCTCTCGGAGCTGCTCGCCCGGGTCATGATCCGGCACCGCCGCAGCGAGGTGGGGATCAAGTTCGTCGATCGCAAGGTCGAGACCGTCCGCCTCCAGGGGAGCCCCGACGAGATGCGGCTCCACGACGCGGTGGTCGAGTACGTGGCCCGGGGGCTCGGCACCAAGGAGGCCAAGGGCCAGAAGACCCTCGCCTTCATCCGCCTGTCGCGCATGCTCTCGAGCAGCCCGCAAGCGCTCGCCAAGAGCGCCGAGACCATGGCGACCCACACCACCGTCGAGGACGCCGCGGAGCTTGGGCGCATCGCGGCTCTGGCCCGCACCATCCCAGGCTCCTCCAAGCTCGACGCGCTGCGCTCGGTGCTCACCAAGGTCCAGGACAAGGCCATCGTCTTCACCGGCTTCTACGAGACCCAGGACTTCCTCGCCGAGCGCCTGAGGGCCGACGGGCTCAAGGTGGTGACCTTCAACGGGCGCATGAGCCAGAAGGAGAAGGACCGGATCATCACCGAGTTCAAGATGAGCGCCGACGTGCTGCTCTGCACCGACGCCGGCAGCGAAGGCGTAAACCTACAGTTCTGCCACGTGCTCGTCAACTACGACCTGCCCTGGAACCCCATGCGCGTCGAGCAGCGCATCGGCCGCGTCCACCGGATCGGCCAGACGCGCGACGTCCTGATCATCAACCTCTCGATCCAGGGCACCATCGAGGACTACGTCCTTCAGATCCTCGAGCAGAAGATCGAGCTCTTCACCCAGGCCGTCGGCGACACGGACCTGATCCTCTCCAACCTCAAGGGCTCGGACAGCTTCGAGAAGACCATCATCGCCCTGATCGCCCAGGCCAAGGAGCGCGGAGCGCTCGAGGCGGGCTTCGAGACCCTCGGCCGCAACCTCGAGATGGCCAAGGCCGCCGCCGACCAGATCCGCGAGTTCGACTCCCAGACCCTCGCCCTCCTGGACCTCTCGGCGATCAAGGCCGAGGCGGGCGCCTCCTAG
- a CDS encoding lysophospholipid acyltransferase family protein has protein sequence MDRKREGHWLAPAEYGQEVAYEAVRHAVVPLLRRAMVWIDATGSEHVPEAGPALLVSNHRSLLDPWLIALSLERHVHFVADSWLGHVAFSRLLRAAGVIFLPSEAHRSHSLIAQGARALADGEVLGIFPEGMDNFTRDTPPRTVGAFHSAFARLWWEVRDLEVPIVPVAVVGSQRERRVQVPAALVRALDRGSSHVASPSVAAVFYESARVRFGPPLELPRFAHASDAIERIVAMSREAVTALVTE, from the coding sequence ATGGACAGGAAGCGCGAAGGGCACTGGCTGGCCCCTGCCGAGTACGGCCAGGAAGTCGCCTACGAGGCGGTGCGCCACGCCGTCGTCCCTTTGCTTCGGCGGGCGATGGTCTGGATCGACGCGACCGGGAGCGAGCACGTCCCCGAGGCGGGGCCGGCGCTCCTCGTGTCCAACCATCGCAGCCTGCTGGATCCATGGCTCATCGCCCTGAGCCTGGAGCGCCACGTTCACTTCGTGGCCGACTCGTGGCTCGGGCACGTCGCCTTTTCGCGTCTCTTGCGCGCGGCAGGGGTGATTTTCCTGCCGTCCGAGGCGCATCGCAGCCACTCGCTGATCGCACAGGGGGCCAGGGCGCTCGCCGACGGCGAGGTCCTGGGCATCTTCCCCGAAGGCATGGACAACTTCACCCGGGACACCCCGCCGCGCACGGTCGGGGCCTTCCACTCGGCCTTCGCCCGGCTCTGGTGGGAGGTGAGGGACCTCGAGGTGCCGATCGTGCCGGTCGCCGTCGTGGGCTCGCAGCGCGAGCGACGCGTCCAGGTGCCGGCGGCCCTGGTGCGGGCCCTCGACCGGGGATCCTCCCACGTGGCGAGCCCCAGCGTCGCAGCGGTGTTCTACGAGAGCGCCCGGGTCCGGTTCGGTCCGCCCCTCGAACTGCCGCGCTTCGCCCATGCGTCCGACGCCATCGAGCGGATCGTCGCCATGAGCCGCGAGGCCGTCACGGCCCTGGTGACGGAGTGA